CCTCTATGGAAGAGTACTCTTCAGTTGTTCAAACTTCTCAAGGTTCACAAATTAAAGGTGTTGCTGGCGAAATGAAAACATCAGCACAAGCTTTCCGTACTCGTGGAGTTCAAGGTAAGAAAATCGCGAAGAAGTTGAATGATGCTTCTACTGATTTACTTGCACGCGTGGCTTCTTGTTTAAAATAATTTTCTAAAATTTTATCGAACGCTCGGGGGAGAGTTCGTGTTTTCTTTGAAGGCGATCTTCTTTGTTGAAGATCGCCTTTTGCCATTTGTGTTTTTGAGGTTTGTCGTTCGACAGCCCGAGAGTCGCGCCAGTTGTGAGTTTCATGTCTCATAAAGAGATAAATGCGGCCAAATTCCAGTAGCTCTTTTGTTTTCAGAGTGACGGCGCTAGAATATCTTCCGGCGATCAGAGTGGTCGCTTTATTAGTTAACGCATTGCAAGTTTGAGTTTTGGTGGAAATCCAATTTAAGAATTCATGTAAGATTCTGACTCGAGGCTGATTTATTGTGGACGATGGCGTCGGCGCATCCATGACCGCATCTTGATATTCGTTAGGATTTCCAAAGATTTGTTTAATTTTAAGTTAATGTAAGATTTTTTTCTTGCAAAACTTACACGGCTAGAACTTAATAAGTCAGTTCCAAATTGGCACTCAAGCTGGAAGGAACGGGGGGCACTATGGCTATCTCTGAAAAGCTCATTGGTGAATGCAGACAGAAGCTTTTGCAATCGAAGCAAGACATTCTAAATAGAGTGAAAGAGGCTCGATCAAACCTGGATCAGAACGAAGAAAAGGGCGGTGATGAAGGGGATCAAACTGCTCGCGTACTTGCTGAACAGGAATTCCTAAGCATGCACGAAAGACTTCGTTCGCAATTGATGGAAATCGAAAGCGCTTTGGCGCGCATCGAAGGCGGATCATTCGGCTACTGTGAAGAAACAGAAGAAGAAATCGAACCGGAAAGACTTCGTGCGATTCCTTGGACTCGCTTAAGCATCGAAGGTGCTGAAATCCGCGAATCCATGAATAAACGCTACGCTCGCGGTTAATTGGCTTATATTTTCTCGAGGGGTTAAAGGGAATGTTGCTTCGTGCAGCGTTCCCTTTTTGCGTTTTGGAACTGGGATTTGGCTATCGAACGAGGGTCTTGGATTGTGGGAAGGGCTACTTCACTTCCCCTTCTGCGTGGTCACGCCATCTGGGCTCAATCGCCGCCGCAGCTTTGCTGCGGTTCGCGCCATCGTGGCGCCGGCTAAGGCCCACTCCGAATGAGAAGTGAAGTAGCCCTTCCCACAATCCAAAACTGTTCGAAGTCAAAATCAGTCGAAATGCAACAGCGGCGCTTTGCTGGCCGGATTCACTTTAATACTAAAATATAAAAGAATTTAGCTTTGTTGGTTTTTTGCTGGATTCTTTCGGACTGAGAAGTGCCAGAACTATGTGAAAGAGTCTGGCCATTCTGTTTTTTGGATCAGTGTTTTTACTATTTCTTCTAGGTGTTTTTGATCAACTTCGTCGAAGCGATTTAGCACTGGAGCATCAATATCTAAAACACCTAGTACTTTATCATTCATGATAATTGGAATAACTAATTCTGATTTCGAATTGCTGTCGCACACGATGTGGCCTGGAAATTCGTCGACGTTCGGTACTAGCAATGATTTTTTTTGTTGGGCTGATGTTCCGCAGACGCCTTTGCCCATTTTGATTCTTGTGCAGGCTGGTAGGCCTTGGAAGGAACTTAGTAAGAGTTCTTCTTTGTGATTTAGATAGAAGCCTACCCAGTTAATTTGTGGGAGATGTTGATTCAATAGGGCTGATAGGTTCGCTAGGTTTACGAACCATTCTTTTTCTAGGATGCCTTCTGCTTCACTTTTTAGTTCTTTGTAGAACTTTTCTTTGTCTGCGTAATTTATTTTTGCTGGTGTGTGCATGGGCATAGCCATAGCACACATTTTTAAAACTTACGAATGAGTCCTACCACGATTCCGCGGATTTCTACTTCGTTTGGCTCGTACCACATTGATTTCATGGTGCTGTTTGATGGTCTTAGTTCCACCATGTTGTGTTTGTCGCCTTCAGGGCGTGGGCGGATGTAGATTCGTTTTACCGTGGCTTCGTTTTCTACTGTGGCTACGACGATGTCGCCGTTGCTTGCGGATGTTTGTTTTTGAATAAGGATGATGTCTTCGTCAAAAATGCCATCTTCGATCATTGAGTCGCCTTGCACTTTTAATGCGAAAGACTTTGATGGGTTTCTTACCATTGATGGCGGTACATCTACGAATTCGTCGTGTTTTAATGCTTCAATAGGTTGGCCTGCGGCTACTTTCCCTAGAAGGGGAAGTGACAGGATCTCATCACGGGCCTGGAGGAGCTGTGAGCGAGGAGACCCTGTCGTCGTCGAGACTTTTTTATGTAGTTGATCCTGCACAGCCGAAGCTGAGTGGAGCACCTGGATCGCTCGTTTCTGGCCTTGGGGATTTTCGATATATCCCTTGCTTGTTAATTGTTTCAGATAGTTCTGAACCGAATTGAACGAAGCCAGACCGAAATGATCCTTAATTTCTTGATATGACGGAGAAACTCCTGAACTTAAGATATGGCTCTCGATAAACTCGAGGACCGATTTTTCTTTAGGCGTCAGTGGGGGGAGGGGCGTTTTTTTCGTCATAAGTTACATATGAACTTACAGTGTAAATAATGTGTAAGTCAATACTGTATTTTAAAATTATTTTGGGGGTCCTGCGCTAAGCCACTAGGGCGACGTAAATTGTCCTCTGTCTACTCTACAGTCATCTATCACAATATGTTTGCCACCCTAAAGCGGTTAGGCACTGGAACGCCTTTTGTAAATAAACTCCCGTATGAAAAAAGCCAATTTTATTTATAAGACTGCGTTGCCCCTATTTTTATTCATTACCACAACAATGGCGGCGCATGCGCATGGACCACAAAAGGAAATCAAAAATCTAGATGTGATTCAAAAATATTCTGCCCTTATGAAGGGCATCGAGAATAGTAAAAATGCCGATGAGTTCGATGGCTATTATCACCAATTAAGTGACTTATTTGATAAACCTGGATCTAAATCTTCAGCTGCAAAACTTTGCAGTCATTTAAACTCTCTTTCTATTGGCGAGTTAAAATACCTTGAGGATGCGATCCAAAGTTCAAGTTCTTTCGCTGACGATTGCAAAGAACTTATTCTAGCGAAAGTTGCATTTAGTAATAGTTGGTCTACCGATGCGTTGGAATTAAGTATTCAAACTATTAAAAAAATCCCGTTTGAGGAAAGAGAAGTTCCTGAAATGACGGTTAAGCCTGACGGAACAATCAGGCCACTATTTAGCGGGAATCTTAAAGACAAAGAAATCATGTTAACTTTTGATGACGGTCCATCTGCAGCAACTCCTTACATTTTGGATGCTCTAAAAGCTGCCGGCGTAAAAGCCGCATTCTTCCATGTAGGCAAGCGAGTAGTATCTGATAAAAGCGATGGCCCGTCTCAGAAAAAATTGAAAGAAGAAAGAAAAAGCATTCTTAAGAGAATTCTCGCTGAAGGCCATATTTTAGCGAACCATTCTTATTCACACACGAATGCGATGGGTTCGAAGAATTTAAAAGGCAATTTAACCAAAGACTATTTTATGTCCGAATTCGTCGGTGGCCATTTAAGTCTGTATCGTGGCGCTGGCTATGTGGATCCTTTTTTCCGCTTTCCAAATGGCGATCAGAACAATGTAATTGCGCGCGAAGTTCGCGATGCTGGTGTTAAAATCTTCCATTGGACACTTGATACTGAAGACTGGAGATTTAATGCGAAGGAGCTGTCTATCGCACAGAGAAACAGGTCTGTGCTTGATACTCTAGTTAACGGATTTAAATCATATAAAAACGGCATCATGTTAATGCATGATATTAATATGCACTCGGCTGAGGCGCTTCCGGGTATTCTGAATTATTTGGCTAATAACGGCTATAAGGTTGTTTTGATGAAGCCTAAGAATCGCAATGTTTCTTCGCCAAGTTATTTACCGGTTATTTCTGAAGCGACAAACTATCTTTGGAAAAATCATTTGGATGATGCTGATGTTTATCCTCCAAGTCCTGACGACGCCTACAAATATCGCTCACGCATCGATTTCGATCTGATGTTCGGACGATAAGATTTGACCCCGAAAAACAAAAAGCCAGTAAGAAAACTTACTGGCTTTTTTATTCACAGCAGCACCGAAGCGATGGTGATTTGGCGCGCCTACTGTAGGCAGCTTTCTACTTCTCTCTGCGCGTAGTTTGATAAGTTCAAACTTACTTTGCCGTTCGAATCCACTTCAGAATAATACAATTCAGAAGCATCACTGATTCGTTCAATCAAACACGCCTTATTCACGCGATTGGCTTCGTAGCGCACCAAGCACAAACGATTGCGCAATGAGCAGCGGATTTCTTCAAACGTCACAGCACTTTGTTTTTGATTCAAATTCTGTAAAAGAAGTTCTTCTTCAGCATTTGATAGAAAAGCGAATGCAGAAGGAGCTGACAGCAGCAGAGAGATTGTAATTAGAAACTTCATAGAGCCCTCCTTGTTGGGAACTAGCTTCAAGCTATTGTTCTAACAAGGGGCCTATGATTAGTAAAAGACATAGAAAGAATTCAGATATTCATCTAACGAATAATACTGAAGTCGATTTATTCAGCGCGAACGCATTCTTTTTTGGACTCTTCACAACCAGGCTTCGTGATTTCGGCCACGATGGGTTGTGCCTCAGAGGCAATTTGTCTCGAAATGACCACGTTCGGTGTGGTGTTTTTCGCATAGCTTATAGGCGCCATTGAGCAGTTTTGATAAAACAGTATTACTACTGGATTTATCACCAACATTGCTACGAAACTAAAACCGCCTCTTTGAACCATCGGAGCCTCCAACTGAGTCCTTAATGTCACACCCTTTACATTACGGACGAAAGGCCTTAAGACTTTAGTCAGTTTCACAATAATTCTGTGGGAACATGATGTATTCTCAAACTGGGGCGCATAAAAAGCTGCTTTCTCATCTTGAGAGAATCCACAGAGCTGGTGATAATAGGGATGTGATGACGAGGTTTTTTCAAACTACATTATTTATTCTGATGTTCATGTCAGCCGGATCAGCGTTAGCTGAATTTTCTAATTTGCAACAGGACTGCATGAATGAACTTAAAAAATTCCCCGGCGCTTGGGATGATAAGCTTCTTAAGCAAGCATGTGACAGGGTCGCGGTGAAATCACTTTGCGTAAGTGCAGAGGGTCGTCCTATTTTCCATTACGAAAAAATGTCGACCGCGCCCGGTGCTAAGAAGGTGATCGTATTCAGTCTTATACACGGCGATGAAACGCCAGCAGGAACTGTTGGTCGCTACTGGATGGAAAGATTAGAAGGCATCGATCCACGCAATTCATGGAGAGTGATCCCAGTTCTAAATCCAGAC
This is a stretch of genomic DNA from Bdellovibrio reynosensis. It encodes these proteins:
- the lexA gene encoding transcriptional repressor LexA, whose protein sequence is MTKKTPLPPLTPKEKSVLEFIESHILSSGVSPSYQEIKDHFGLASFNSVQNYLKQLTSKGYIENPQGQKRAIQVLHSASAVQDQLHKKVSTTTGSPRSQLLQARDEILSLPLLGKVAAGQPIEALKHDEFVDVPPSMVRNPSKSFALKVQGDSMIEDGIFDEDIILIQKQTSASNGDIVVATVENEATVKRIYIRPRPEGDKHNMVELRPSNSTMKSMWYEPNEVEIRGIVVGLIRKF
- a CDS encoding TraR/DksA family transcriptional regulator, encoding MAISEKLIGECRQKLLQSKQDILNRVKEARSNLDQNEEKGGDEGDQTARVLAEQEFLSMHERLRSQLMEIESALARIEGGSFGYCEETEEEIEPERLRAIPWTRLSIEGAEIRESMNKRYARG
- a CDS encoding GAF domain-containing protein, translating into MPMHTPAKINYADKEKFYKELKSEAEGILEKEWFVNLANLSALLNQHLPQINWVGFYLNHKEELLLSSFQGLPACTRIKMGKGVCGTSAQQKKSLLVPNVDEFPGHIVCDSNSKSELVIPIIMNDKVLGVLDIDAPVLNRFDEVDQKHLEEIVKTLIQKTEWPDSFT
- a CDS encoding polysaccharide deacetylase family protein yields the protein MKKANFIYKTALPLFLFITTTMAAHAHGPQKEIKNLDVIQKYSALMKGIENSKNADEFDGYYHQLSDLFDKPGSKSSAAKLCSHLNSLSIGELKYLEDAIQSSSSFADDCKELILAKVAFSNSWSTDALELSIQTIKKIPFEEREVPEMTVKPDGTIRPLFSGNLKDKEIMLTFDDGPSAATPYILDALKAAGVKAAFFHVGKRVVSDKSDGPSQKKLKEERKSILKRILAEGHILANHSYSHTNAMGSKNLKGNLTKDYFMSEFVGGHLSLYRGAGYVDPFFRFPNGDQNNVIAREVRDAGVKIFHWTLDTEDWRFNAKELSIAQRNRSVLDTLVNGFKSYKNGIMLMHDINMHSAEALPGILNYLANNGYKVVLMKPKNRNVSSPSYLPVISEATNYLWKNHLDDADVYPPSPDDAYKYRSRIDFDLMFGR